gaaaccaccgcccacgaagaaccggagccatccgacgcaggcaacgcacctgaagcaggaccctctgacaccggaccagaagttgaggccaaaacgccggcaccggcatcctcaggcaagtgtacctccgccaccaccgtagtgtgcaccacatccggagccactccaccgtcaacggaaggacgacactcgtcgaattcgccaacatcagcccacgcagaagaacgccgggaacgcttaggctcgggccgcacatcatcagacccgaaggcagactcagcgacccgcgcagcaccaaccgagcgaactgacgcacgccgcagcacggcagcctcctcaaccacacggggcaccaggccaggcacaggagggaatgccggaaccacctcagctcccagcacagccggaacagacggcgagggcgcagggaccgggacagacacagcagaggaagaactggaagacgaggggtccgagcaaacggcaggcggaagaggctcggacaccagctggagcactaggcgaggacccaacctccggaggagatgcggcaacaacaggaggcgcaacaggcggagcaacagctgctacagagggcacctcctcagccgaagagacgtccatacccaccgaatcatcccccacaggaaggggcggaaaatcctcctcactgaagagattcactggtgcaacagcaggcgcagaacagtcagcagcctgatggcccaaaagaccacaacgataacacgtccgcggctgacgggcgtaaaacacccgaacgttgtaccccataaggcgcacagaggacggaatatccgcccggagtctcatgcccagggtgcgaatgttagacctcacacccttaagaggactagaagacaccacgttcactctcacactaacaactgcgccaaaccggccgaaataccgccgtagcagagcctctggaaactccaagggagccccatgcacactgatgtaagtaagtgcaccactcctatccgagagggtgacagtgcccgcaccatccggcaggggcagtgtccgcccctcgtatcgccggagaaaatcgcgatacgccacctctgcaaacttcacaattgccctacgggccgttaccaactcgaccccataaatcgcaaacacagggacagagcatttcacaagccagggcaatctctgggtaaccagcccgcacagagaactctagtcccacagactgagcccggacgacagggggtagagggacccccatcgtaacgccacgtcagcacaggcgagcagagacacacccgccctcaaccagccgaaacgggcaaacaacaccaactgctggagcgccgattcaacacgtccgccccgtaccgaagctagggccagactcccaCGCTCACAAACACAGGAAATGGTAAAAGGAATAATACTTCACACAGTCATTAACAGATCTTATCTCAAGCAGCCAAAATTGCCACATCATTTTATCCACATCCGGTGCCGTGTTAAGCAGGAGTAACCGTTTTATGAAATGTAatagagaaaaaaatatataaaaaaagtctTGGCAAAATTTTTATTTTCTGCCAAGATAAAATGGTTAAGAATATTTATGAATACTATTTTAAAGAACTTTTGCAAGATCTTCGCTAATATTACATGGTCTTCAAAATTAAAGGGGACTATTCTAAGGTACGTCTGCAAATTAGCGAATTTACTGCAGCTTGCTGAACTACCATTCCGAAAAAGTCTTCCATAAATGCGATCTAAACCGGAGCTCATTTAGAACTAAGCAGCTAAACACTAATTAAATCTTTCAACCACACCTACCGATTTATTAGGAGCAATCAGACTATACAGTAATTATAGCCCTAGTCCCGGGCGTTACCAAGACAATCACACTGATAAACCAAGAATGTGTCATACTGTATATGCGGTGCTCTGATGAAGATGGGCAGGTTGCCCCTCTGGTTCAGGTCGGGGTTGTGAAGCATCGTCCACACCAACTCCAACATCCAGGTCGTCCCAGACCTGGGCATTCCCATCACAAGTACGTCACCTTGTGAACTGAAGAGAACATTATTGTAGTATACATTATAGAGAACATACAAGTGTATACATTTTACACCCACATATATATCAGGGGAGAGTGATTTGGGCACCGTTCACCCACCACCCTCCCGACCAAGTACATTACCCATATTCAAGTATCAAAGTAACAATAGACATATTACACCTTGTAGTTGTAGATGTCGTCAGCATATTTGGTGAAGAGCGTCGGGTAGAGCCAGCCTCCGGGCCTGAGGCGGACCATACCTTTGTTGTAGAGCGTCTGTTCCTGCTCCATCCTGGCCAGCCACTCCTCGCTCATGTCCTCCACCTCGTGACCACTAGCCAGCTTCGTATTCATCTTCCTAGGTACAACTACACGGGTCGTTATGGCAGTCATGAAAATACCTGGTCTATGTCAGGCATTACAGTGATTAGGTAAAGTGTCAGTACTTTAATAAACGTGTTTACAATTTGATGGCGAGGATGATTATTTGTGGATGCGTGACATGGCCCCATGTCAGGGCTGTGTCGGCCGATGACCTGTTATGTGACGCCAGGGATGGCGGGTGGGGATATGAACTATTAGTTGGTAAGGGTATTAGGTGAAGAATGTTATGAAAGATGGGTAGACTATGTGGatcggggagggtgggggagatgTCGAAGCTTAACCAGTTCCTGCACTTCTATTCAAATTATATAAATCGACAATACAACTACTCAAAAACTACAATTAAAGTAGTTATTTCAAAAAGAAAAATTAATGTTCTTAAAATAGGGAATGGAGCATAACTAGCGCCACCAGTCATAGCTCATTGGGTGGGGATGTTTGGGCAGATAGAAATCTAACATTCACCAgacctaccacaccacacactgaacTATGCAACACCTGCCTCTGCAAGAATCAGGAGCACAGTATAATCTGTAATGCCGTGCAAGTTAATACTGGAATCCGAAAAACTTTCTTTAGATCCGATAGATATACAAATACCACACTTGTCATTAGGTTGTATATGTAACTTTACTAAGCGTGCCAAAACCTGACGGGAAAAACTCCGCCTACTTACAACTACACAGTCGTTATATTACCGTCACAACACTAAGTCCACCTACAATGACAAGCCGACCGACTAAGAACGAGCTggtatatattttaaatacacaCAAGTCGCATTGTCAAGAACTGGCCTAATGGTCAGCGATAAATCCAGACATCAATGTATATTTAAATAGTACAAACTCCCTGCCATTGGCGGGGCGCGTTATCAGCAATTACTTTGTCGTTTCAACGCTGCGTTATTGAAAGTCCTCACAGGAGCCAACTTAACCCATAATAGATGGACCAAAATTACATTCTCCAGATTAAATGTGGCATCCACTGTACTGTTATGCCATTCCTGCAAGACACCAACGAGTTGCTCAATAAAGAAAGATCACTTGGCAAGGAAGGTAGTATTTACAGCGTGCATAGACCGCGAGGAGCAGTACGAGCTGTTCGGCTCGTACATTCCCGCCAACATTATATTTCCTCCATACAGCGTCGGCAAATAATTACAACCATTTTAATATTTATCTACTTACACTGCACAATTACACCAATCACAGTGTCTTTTCTCAAATAGAATGTGAATACACTCTGCTCACTATAAGAGAACTACTGCATTTGGCAACTACTATATCTACACAAAGTTATTAAAGCAGTTGGTTATACAGTCCCCAAATTATTTTCACAGTTTAACTAGTCTTCCCTGAAGAATATTCATTTAAATACGTCAACACACTACAGCTCACGTTGTGACactgaaggtgggaggaggagcagcaacacAACTACTCACAACAACACAATCAACACATATGACCGACCATTGGCTGAGGCTCCACCAAAGTCAACACCCCAGTGTTACCAACTCGGCTAATTAAGTACTCGCATCCATCTAGTGATACCAATTCAGtgtaaaaattaatgcttacgctatcattttaaatataataaaaaacaaCTGTAAGTGGACATAGAGAAAAATGAGGCACAAAAATTTATGTTAAAGAAGAACAGTAGAATGCTTCGTTAAAATAATTATGAACATTAATTCCGGTTGTTTCCAAAAATCTCGCCCGTTCTCACACTTGAACAAACGTTTAAATTAAAGGAGTTTACTCCACAATAAGTGTAAATACCTTAACTCTAGAGGACAATGACCTGTAATTGGAGGAGGCATTTTGGTGGCTGGTATCTATAGTGTGGAGGTCACTGGTCATTACGGGTGAGAACGAGGGAACTGTGCAGCGATCTCACCAAAACCGGACCTAACAATTAATGAATCTTTACATGTGCACTATGGAAGGAAACGTAAACATTAACATGTTTTATAGAGAATACAAGCGTGTAAATGTGTAGGTTTTCTCCTCTTAAACAACATCAGCATCAATAGCTAAGATGACAAAGTGAAGGTTTTCTAAGTTAGACAAACGAGCATTGACCAGTTTTTGTCTATCGTCAGCAGAGTACGATAGCAGTGATATCCTGGATccggattcacaaagcagttacgcaagtacttacgaacgtgtacatctttcctcaatctttgacggctttggttacatttattaaacagtttacatgcatgaacatttcccaatcaactgttgttattgttataaacagtatcCTGGcgcctcggagctcattaactgtttaataattgtaaacaaacccgtcaaagattgacaaaagatggacaggttcgtaaatgcttgcgtaactgcttcgtgaatctggcccccagactGATAGACAACACCCACTAAAATCAACATGGTTACTTATTTAtagtcggcaccttacccagggatgtggtacagtcattagtcggcaccttacccagggatgtggtacagtcattggtcggcaccttatccagggatgtggtacagtcattggtcggcaccttacccagggatgtggtacagtcacaggtcggcaccttacccagcgatgtggtacagtcacaggtcggcaccttacccagggatgtggtacagtcattagtcggcaccttacccagcgatgtggtacagtcacaggtcggcaccttacccagggatgtggtacagtcattggtcggcaccttacccagggatgtggtacagtcattggtcggcaccttacccagggatgtggtacagtcattggtcggcaccttacccagcgatgtggtacagtcattggtcggcaccttacccagggatgtggtacagtcacaggtcggcaccttacccagggatgtggtacagtcattggtcggcaccttacccagggatgtggtacagtcacaggtcggcaccttacccagggatgtggtacagtcattggtcggcaccttacccagggatgtggtacagtcattggtcggcaccttacccagggatgtggtacagtcattggtcggcaccttacctggttgatacctggttgatggagttctgagagttcttctactccccaagcccggcccgaggccaggctcgacttgtgtgagtctggtccaccaggctgttgcttggagcggcctgcaggcccacatacccaccacagcccggctgatccggaatttCTCTTAGAAACCCGtccggttttctcttgaagatgtccacggttgttccggcaatatttcttatgcttgctgggaggacgttgaacaaccgcggacccctgatttttatacagtgctctctgactgtgcctatggcacctctgctcttcactggttcaatcttgcattttcttccatatcgttcacctcagtacgttgttattttactgtgtagatttgggacctgaccctccagtattttccatgtgtatattatttggtatctctctcgtctcctttctagagagtacatttggagagctttgagacgatcccaataatttaggtgttttatctcgtctatgcgtaccgtatatgttctctgtattccctctatttcagcaatctctcctgctctgaaggggaaagtaagtacaaagcagtactcgagacgggacaacacaagtgacttgaagagtacaaccattgtgatgggatccctggatttgaaagttctcgtaatccatccgatcatttttctggctgacgcgatatttgcttggttatgctccctaatcgttagatcgtcggacactattattcccaaatccttgacatgctgtttttctactatgggaagattcgattgtgttttgtaccctgtattatgtttcagatcctcatttttgccgtacctgagtacctgaaatttatcactggtaaacatcatgttattttctgctgcccagtcgaaaactttgttgacatctgcttgtagtttttcaatgtcttcagcagaggtaattttcatgctgatttttgtgtcatctaccctgggatgtgcatgaaaatttatttaaaaacttATGATGACAAAAAAATCAGCTGTGTTATGCCAAAAATTACATAGAACGAGAACTTCAAGAAATTGTTCTAATTTATGAGTTGCTgtcattattaatttttttcttgATTCAGTTGTAAGAGATAAATACATTAGAAAAGAGATTTCATTAAATCTGAAGGCTGAGAGGAATCATGCTCTTTGTCAATGTTTGGTGAATCTTTGGAAAACTTGAGTGTAGAAAGTAAAGTGTCAAAGAAGCATCTCCTAAAttaatattctctaggatgcctTAAATTCTCTACACGAGTCTAATCAAACTTTGCGGCCTGGTTGActgtattacagtatatataaaactaaactcttattctttcttttttatataaaataataataataatatatacttactaaaaaaagaaaatattgagtatagtttcatatataatggttgatatttttattatccattgtgtgtgtgtgcacactcacatagttgtactcacctagttgtgcttggggggattgagcttcggctctttagtcccacctctcaacagtcaatgaactggtgtgcagattcctgagcctaatgggctatatcatatctacattgggaACCGAGACATGATCACTTCTTTATAAAATTCTCTGGAAATAAAAGACTGGAAAGAACTAAAAATGTTCCTTGTTGTTACAAATTCCACCAGTCTAATAAACCATTACACCTCCTAATTCCAACATCATAGCAGCTCCTTTGACTCTTATTTAATTGCTTGGAAATCTTTATATCTTTCATCTTGACATCCACTTGTGGAAATTCCCTTAAACAATTGATTCTATCATTCATGAAACGCCTGTAACAAATTCCACGTAATGGAAAAGAAGGGGGGGGGATAATATGGTATTTTTACCATATCAGTTACTTGGAAGGAAACTAAAAGATATTTTCACCATATCAGTTATTTAAGGCATCATGTTGTTCTGTATGGAACTAGAAGACACTAATCCTTCGGTACAACTTCTCAAATAAACCACATGGGTCTAATTTAACTTTGCGGTATctatataaaaaatacaaaaaacataTATGTTCGGgaataaaatattcacatattttatacttattgTATTAGTTATTTTATGTCTGTTCATTACGATAACATCtattatgaatatgtataacAAAATACCATATATGGAATCAGTTGCAGTTGGAATGACTGATGGTAAAATGAAATATGTTATGGGTTCACTACATGCCATAGCTGGTTCCCTTGCAGTAATTCTGGCAACTTTGGCAATTTTCACAACAATTAACACAAATAAAAGTATAAAAAGTGAAGAAAGAGAACAAATGAATTTCGAAGCACCATAAAAAAGGTAGGAATTTtccaaatattaaattaaatggaTGAGAATATATTTAATAATTGGGCTAAAAAAGACAGGTGCTTGgttaaaaatataataatgacaacaaTTCTTAACTTAATATTCTCTAGAATGCCTAAAATTGTCCACTCATGTCTAATCTAGCTTTGCTGCCCGGTtcactatatacagtatatataaaactaaaattcttattctctctttttttgtttaagtaaataaaataatattatatatttactaaaaaatagaaatatagtgtatagtgtttcacctagttgtatttggggAGATTgagattcggctctttggtcccgcatctgaactgttaatgaactggtgtatagattcctgaaccaattggtttctatcatatctacatttgaaactgcgtaaggagtctgcctcctcatcatcattgcctaatgcattccatcggtTAGGTACGCTAacacttttctttctacactTAAATTTTCCGAAGATTCACCAAACATTGACCAACAATACGATTCCTTTCTACCCTCAAATTTCAAGAAATCTCTTATCTGGTGATTTTTTTtcttacaactgagtcaagaaaaaaatagtaataacaaCTCCCAACTTAAAATAATATTCTCTAGGATGCTTAAAATTGTCCACGCGTGTCTAATCCAGCACTGCGGCCTGGGTGACTGTATACAATATATTTATACTACACTCTTATTCTTTCTTTTTTTGCTttagtaaataaaataatattactgttatttaatacttactaagaaaacaaaacttcacttactagcttagacacaaacgtccacctcttcgctccatagatggcattcactgtctaagtgccacctcacctgaggtcagcagcggctacttcGCGAACTGACTAGGGCAGGAATCCAGCGCCTATTGCtggcatatcctgtcaccactagatagcGTTGTCCAAGTTGTGGGGTTCTCGGGAGCGGACTCATAGATGGCGTGGacttcactgctccgtgctcgggcgAGGAATTCTGGTTCGTAACAAGCACGTGGTGTGGcgcgtccggtggcgggaattctgttagccaatcagaatcaCCGGGCGAGGCAATGAGTGCTGGTGGAGCATGAATTGAACAGTACTCTACTCACTCCTGGACAGGCCCCTCATatgtgttgggatcgaactgtctaAAACCCAACACATTTTAAATAGGTTTGTTCTGGAAGTGCTTTTCTGTACTTGCAAGTGCAAGTACCATTTCAGAAAAGGCAGAGACCGAAGTTGGAATAACCCAGTTGCACGGTAAATCAGAGGTGAAAAATGAAAATGACACTATAcctttcttttgcttctcgataTCATAACCTAAGAGCAAGAGACCAGGTAGTTGACATAGTAGACATCTTCCACCATCATAATCATTATGATTAACGAGTGATTTATTTATCTGTCTGCAGTATTTGAGGAAATTAGTAACTATTTGAAAAAAAAACCTTGGTGTCGTGTAGTGGGAGGTAATAATAATCATCCTtattattgtccagggtattattACACCAGACGAACTTTCATAGGAAAAAGGCATGTTAGTAAAAGCACATTCTTTTAAATAATTTTCTTCTTTTCGACATTTAAACATTCCTTAAATTTTGAAGGATATATTTTTTGTAATAGTTTATTGTAAAAATTGGGTCATTAATATCGAGGATCATATAATGTTGCAGAccgatgaaaaaaaaataatgcaaCCATAATTGTGGCTAATATAATTAAAAAAGGAGGGGAAGACCATTCTGATTTGCTACTGCATTATGGGAAATGTGTGGGCAAGAATTTACATTGACATAACAAAATGTTAAATAGTCAAATTCGCTTTTATTCCACCGATATCAGTTGTAAATTGAACTTTTAATTTAGATGACTGCTTATTTTTTCTTAGTAAACCTGCTTCCACATATGAATTTACATCATATAAATTTATTGGTtgtggtttattattattattattatttattattattattattattattattattattattattattaattatatataaatttgcatGTTTCACATTTGCCTcactatacaatttttgaattaaaATACTCACATAAGCAGTAATATTTGTCATATCTTGATTAAAAGGTGAGGAATAGGATGATGGAGGAAAAATATAGAAGTTTGAAttagttatatttattaaattaggTATAGTTTGCCCAGATATGTACCGCATATTAAtggtttttaaatatatataatgagaaAACAGCTTTTAATGAAACTGGGTTTTAGGCTATAAATCTCAAAAAGATAGAGTACCTTAGGCTGAAATCTaaaatttattgatatcacgttctTCAACTTGTTTATGTGGAAGATTTTTCATGTAATCTTAAAGTTGATTACATATTTACTTCCTCACATAAtgtcaaagtaaaaaaaaatatcacatgTGTTGTCAACCCCTAATATTTTTTCCTTAATTTTATATACAAATCGCTAGTTTTATATACATTTGTAATGTTTTTTTATACCACAGTATTTAAAATCCCCGGGCCTTTTATATCTCcgagtaaataaaattaaaatgaccCTATGGGAGGGCCAAAAAATTAGAGGAGTAAACTTTATCTAATATTGGGAGATGTTTATAGATAACGACTATTTCATCTGGTAAATAATCCTCAGAAAGATAGAGTAGAAGGTATTGTTCGTAACTCGAGACATGATCACTGCTTTATAAAATTCTCAGATGGATTGAAACCCATCCTACTTTCTGGAAAGAACTTAAAATGTCGCATTCTACCAGTCTAATAAACCACTACACCTCCTACAAATGCCAATACTAAGAAGATTCGCTGGTGAATCAATTGACTCTTATTAAATTGCTTGGAAATGTGTATATCTTCCACGTTGACATCCATTTGTGGAAATCCACTTACACAATTGATTCCATCGTTCATGAAACTCCTGTAACAAATTCCACatattgtaagagaagggggataatATGAAGACTATATCATATCAGTTACTTTTAAAACACGCCTTTTGACTactggttaagggccttagagcattgaactcggaggtaagagatatgggctgaccaagacaaacgagtgtcaaagaccaaccccaaaagcttcgcggaatccctgtacacaatgggatgaccataaagcgacaaagagggaagaagaacgacatgcttccgaataaaagtcatggcacaagtcttagacgcagagaacttgaagccattatcggtggcccaagacgacatggcatcaatcgcaagttgaagccgctgttgaaggagaggggaatcatcacccagacagcaaagggtaagatcatcaacatagagagcagagaagatgccagaaggaagagaggaaagaagaccgttgcgggcaactagaaaaagagtagtgctcagaaaactaccctggggaacaccctcatactgctgaaaaggggcagagagagcagtaccaagccgcacacgaaaggaacgacgagagaggaagctccggaggaagagcgggaggttcccacgaaggccaaaagaatgaagttgagaccaaatatgataccgccaggtagtgtcgtaagccttttccaggtcaaaaaggacggcaacaacggaggtcttcgcagcaaaagcagtacgaatatagacctccaagttcaccaggacatctgttgtgctgtggcacttgcgaaaaccaaattgagaaggggagaggtggcgatagAGCTCTAAgagccacatcaaacgaacgttgaccatacgttcaaagagcttgcagacacaactcatgagaccaatagggcggaagtccttgggggatgacccgagagaccctggtttccgaacagggaggacaacagcatcgagccagtcttcagggactgacgacgactcccagacccggttGTACagcctcagtaaatactgagacgtgcacggagggagatggcgaagcatttcataatgaatgccatcggagtccgctgccgtagaaccacaaagggctagggcagattgaagttcagagagagagaagggatcattatagggaaggtgaagataagtacagaaatttaaagcacgagattcaaggagaggcttacgaagaaggaaggattgggggagacgagaaccagaactaacagaagagaaatgggaacccagttcggtcgcaacctgcaacgggtccgccacaagagtaccatgaaggCGAAAGAcctgtgagacatcgggaacgaacttacccgcaatcttgcggatacgcttccagaccagtggaagaggagtttcggacgtaacggtggagacataagattcccagcaagcacgtttagccgcacggatggtcctacgagccaccgcactcgccttccgaaacaaaagaaaagactcaaccgtctgccggaggcgatgtctcttccaggctgcacgcttacagcggacagcccgagcacagtccaaactccaccagggaacgcacttccgcgttcctcgagaggaagagcgagaaatagagtggagggcagcgtcaaagacagtgccaTGAAAAAAAAGGAtggcgcgagggagaggtaaaacggagaggccagaaatagtagcacggagagtaaagaggcgccagtcagcctcagcaaaccgccacctagggaaggagagaggagggcgaaaggagaaaaaagtgacaaggataggaaaatggtcactgccatggaggtcatcaaggactcgccacccgaaatctaaggaaagggatgacgagcacagagaaagatcgagacaagaaagagagcgagtccgagagtccaaatgagtgggctcaccagaattaagaagggacagggaagaagagaggatgaaaggttcaaggaggcgaccccgggtgtttgtcagcacatcaccccaaagggcatgacgacaattgaaatcacccagcaggagcacaggctccggcaaggagtctaggaggtgtttaggatcgggaagagaaag
The DNA window shown above is from Procambarus clarkii isolate CNS0578487 chromosome 65, FALCON_Pclarkii_2.0, whole genome shotgun sequence and carries:
- the LOC138354888 gene encoding sulfotransferase 1E1-like isoform X2 yields the protein MNTKLASGHEVEDMSEEWLARMEQEQTLYNKGMVRLRPGGWLYPTLFTKYADDIYNYKVSQGDVLVMGMPRSGTTWMLELVWTMLHNPDLNQRGNLPIFIRAPHIQKWGL
- the LOC138354888 gene encoding sulfotransferase 1C4-like isoform X1, encoding MNTKLASGHEVEDMSEEWLARMEQEQTLYNKGMVRLRPGGWLYPTLFTKYADDIYNYKVSQGDVLVMGMPRSGTTWMLELVWTMLHNPDLNQRGNLPIFIRAPHIHFDMMIDSKTIRSTVENPQQFTEMFRQMCPDKKVEDGVFLQISEALPAPRVMKTHLPSTLLPPSLLQTTKVRVGYCSNGFMGIKWLDLQSLLHEARVVRFVIK